The following nucleotide sequence is from Chloroflexia bacterium SDU3-3.
GCACTTGCGCTGCTCGGCGAAGCTGCGCCTAGCCCCTGGCAGGTTGCAGCGCGGGGTGGTGAGGCAGTGGTGGATGCAGGCCTCGTCGATCAGCGCGTGCAGCCGCCAGAAGAAGGCGTGCGGCGTGGGCGCGTCGGCGATCGGCCCGGCCCAGCCCGCGAAGGGTCGCTCCACCGCATCCTGGAGCGCATCGTAGGGCATGCGCAGCACATCCAGCTCGGGCAGCACGCCCAGGCGGTCGAACAGCCGCCGCGCGTAGGCATCCACGATAAACAGCGGGTGGTGACCCGCGTACAGCATGATCGTGTCGGCGGTCTCGCGGCCCACGCGCGGCAGGGCCAGCAGCTCGCGCCGCGCATCCGCCCGCCCCTGGCGCAGCAGCGCGGCGGCGTCGCCGCCGTGGTGCGCCAGCAGGTGGCGGGCGATCGCCTGCAGCCCTGGGGCCTTCTGGCTGGGGAACGCGCACGGGCGGATCAGCGCGGCCAGCTCGCCCGTGTCGGCGCTGGCCAGCGCGGCGGGGGCCAGCCAGCCGCGCCCGATCAGCCGCAGCACCGCCGCCTCCACCGCCTCCCAGCGGGTCTGCTGTACCAGCACCGCGCCCACCACCACCTCAAACGGCTGGTCGGCGGAGAAGATCGGCCACCAGTGCGGCTCGTAGGGCAGGTGCGCCGAGAGCAGATCGTAGAGCATCAGGATGCGCTCGGCCACTGTCGTATCGTTCAATCCAGCCTGCTCCATCGCCAC
It contains:
- a CDS encoding DNA repair protein, translated to MAMEQAGLNDTTVAERILMLYDLLSAHLPYEPHWWPIFSADQPFEVVVGAVLVQQTRWEAVEAAVLRLIGRGWLAPAALASADTGELAALIRPCAFPSQKAPGLQAIARHLLAHHGGDAAALLRQGRADARRELLALPRVGRETADTIMLYAGHHPLFIVDAYARRLFDRLGVLPELDVLRMPYDALQDAVERPFAGWAGPIADAPTPHAFFWRLHALIDEACIHHCLTTPRCNLPGARRSFAEQRKCAEHCVGCAGCPLRGVCRAYRAA